TGCAGCTTTATGGCCACTTCCATGTGCATTATGGGGCCTGTAGTCATCCCACGTCCTCTCCAGCCCTTTGCTGATACTTGTCTTGCTTTTCCTCCTCAATTCCAGGAAGTAAGTACATGTAAATGAATTGCTTTTGGCTGAGCTTTTAGAGAGGAATTTTCCTCTACATGTTAAAAGATTTCAGTCCTATACCAGCCCTTTACCTTATTTGCTGAGCCCTCACAAtacgccaggcactgtgctggttcATGATCTAGCAGGATAGACAGCCACCACCTTAGATTGATTTATTTACTCATTGATCATCCTCTGGAAACATGTAGCATCGCACCTGACCTAATCTTTGGTCAGGCATAGCTTCCTTGAGGAACTGACGTTTCTGCCACGTGTACAAAGTAAAGTAGAAAGTGGTTGAGGGGAAATGGGTGATAAAAGAATCAAGGAAACTACATGTTTAAAAGGCCCTGAAGTGTGGAGGTTTGGAGGATCTTAAAGACATTGCCAAGAGGAGTGTGGGGCTGGGGGTAGTGGCCCAGAGGAGGTTGAAGAAGTGGGCAGAGATGGAATAAGACAGTGCCTTGATGTATGATAAGGCTGCTTTAGTCAGGAATCTTTTGGTTGAAAATGACAAAAATCCCCctaagaaaaaagggaaacatttaTTGGCTCAGAAGTTAAAAGTTCAGGGCTTTCAAGATCAAAGATGTCATTGAGTTTTGacacctctctgtctctgtctcatctttgctttcctttgtgtTAGCTTCATTCTTGGGCTGGCCTCTGTGAAATCATCCTCTGATCCCCCCTTGTCACACAGAAGCCAAAGACTGGAGAGGAAGGGAATGTGGGTGAGAAAGACTAATTGATAAGGGCCATTTACCTTTCCACTCTTGAAGGTCACCTTCTTTTCAGGAGATGTCCACATGTCCCCACCGCAGATCccctgggggagggcaggaagcTTGGCCTTCTACGTTGGTAGAGAAGGAAACAGGTGAGGGGATCCTGTTTCCAGACTCCAAAACTGTTTGCTTTCTTAAAATAGCAAACCTACAGCCCCCTGTCTCTTTCTCTAAGGGCCTAAAATGCATTTTCTTGGCTGCATCCTCAGCCTTCCCTGGAAGCAGGATCATTTGGGCTtggtaagagaaaagaaagaaggtggGAACTCCAGAAACTCTTTCCGACTCCCACCCCCTCATTCTGGCCCTCGGTCCCCAGTGCTTAGTGGGTCCTGACCTATTTGTCTTACTCGCGCTTTCTTCCGGAGCCTTTTCAGACCCCTCCAGGGTCCTGTCCCAACGCAGAGGCTTCAGAACTCCTCCACTGTCCGGTGAGCCGCCCTTCTTCCGCCTCACGCACACCCTAACTAAGCAGGACCAGCAGAAGAATACCCAACCCAGGGaccccttttattctgagctcttGCGCTTCCGCCTCCGGGGCGGAGACTCCTCCCCCTCACCGTCCCAATTGTATTCCCTGGAAGAGCAGCCGGAAAAGCCTCCTCCTGCTCAGACCGGGATAAACGAGAAGCTGGTTCCTTCTCGAAATCACCTCTTTGAGCCCTGGGAACCGCCGTGGCGGTCGGCGCTGCAGCACCAAAGGCTGCGAGCACAACCTGGGCTCAGCGCCAGCTGGTCGCGGGCGGTGCGGGAGCGGCTTCAGCACCACGGACAGCGCCCCGCCCGCGGCCCTCCGGCCTGCGGCGCGCTTCGGCAGCTTTAGGCAAGCCGGCGAGCTATGCCAGAGGCATGGCCTGGCGCTCGGGCCCCATGGCGCTGCTCCTCAGCTTTGGCCTCCTCGGGCTGTGCTCAGGTAAGGACAAGTCGCCGCGCTCATTCTCACTCAGTCTCAAAGGTGTACGGGAGGGATCCCTAAGGCGGGGAGTCTGTTAGGGGTTAGGGGAGAGACCCCGGGACCGCAGGGAGTACCTGGGAGACTGAACTGGGAGGAGGACATACCCGAAGTGATGCTGGGAAGAGAGGGCAACCTGGGCAGgggtggtggagagggtgtgggcacagacaggaaggagggaggggatctCCTCAGGTTATCTGGggtggaaggaaggggagagtcTGATTGCAGCTGAGATGCCATTTGACTTCTTGTGAAACATTATCTCAAGAAAATCTACCTGGTTCAGTACCCTCCCTTGGCTCTCCATCATTTTCTGCCACTCATATTGGACCCCTGATTTTGCTCACTCCAAAGGGGCAAGGCAGGAGGGGGAAAGAAGCAACTTCTCAACTCTCTTGTAGGGTGGACAGGAGACTCGGAAGAGAAGAAGCTCTGCCAGGCGGAGGGCCAGGCAGGAATCTCTGAGGGGGTGGGGTGCATTCGTGCAGGGTTGCAGAAGGAGATAGAGTGTGTGGTGGGGCAGGTACAAAGGGAATATACAACTAAATGAGCTTTCCATACCTGCCTACAATCTCATGAGAGGTGGGCTCCTGTAGGTGCGCAACTTGGGACTAAATATATGCCCTGACCCAGAGCTCAGGCAGCCCAACTATTCTACTCCAACCCAGTacctttggggggagggggtcacAGCCAGTCACATGTAGAGGCACATAACGTTACTTGCACACATAGATGGGCACTGACTGAGGAGAAAGGCTGTGTGGTGGGACATGAATAACTGTTCCCCTTTCACCACCCTCCAGAACCTTCCTTGAATTGTAGGTATCTTCTAGGGGAAGCCATGGAGACagaaatttcaattattttgaaacCACCCTCTGAGACCTTGCAGGAAGAGCAGGGTCTCCACTAATCCTTGCAGAATGGGTTCTTAGTGGGGGACTGTGGGGGGCTGTCTGGGCTCCTTGGTCAGTGATCTCAGAGAGGGACTTCTCTATGAGGGGCCTCCATGGGGTAACCTAAGCATTTTGCTATATCCTTAAGGATGGGGCTGTGGGAAGCTACAGCCTCCTGTTTGGGCCTAGGTTGTACCACTTGCCTAGGGAGAGTGGGATCCTGGGTGGGACCTCCTTGCCTATGTACTTACCTCTTGCCCTCCACCCACACTACCTAGGAGTCTGTGGTACAGACACAGAGGAGCGGCTGGTGGAGCATCTCCTGGATCCCTCCCGCTACAATAAGCTTATCCGCCCGGCCACCAATGGCTCTGAGCTGGTGACGGTACAGCTCATGGTATCACTGGCCCAGCTCATCAGTGTGGTGAGTGAAGGTCCCAAACTCTCTGCCCAGCTACTGAAGTCAGCATAGCCAGAATGTGTTTGTGCTTATTCTTCTGGAGTTCCCAAGgcttggggaggtgggggaaggaacCTGGGTGGTGTAGTAGGACCACAGGcttgaggggtgggggtggggcacttCTCAGCAGCTTCTCTTCTTCCCTGCAGCATGAGCGGGAGCAGATCATGACCACCAACGTCTGGCTGACCCAGGTTAGCACTCTTCCTGTCCACACCCCTGGGGGGCATGTGCTTTTCCCTCTTTAATGTCCTCAAGAGAGGCAGAAATTTATAGACTTTGGAGTCCTAAATAACTGGATTTGAATTTTGGTTCTTCTACTCACAGCTCTGTAACTTTGAATATGTTAAACTCTGCAAgatccattttctcatttgtaaaacgtAAATTCTAATATCTTGGCTTGGCTATGCAAATTAAATGAGAAGACACTTTTGCTGGGCAGAGAAGTCACTGTGGGGATgcaatgacttttcaaaacttcCTCAAGCCAGATAGGCCTCCTCTTTTCCCTGTCCTTGACCTTGAGCCCCTCCCAGGGCAGAGGCTGGtgctgcctccctctctccctttcccaggAGTGGGAGGATTATCGCCTCACCTGGAAGCCTGAGGAATTTGACAACATGAAGAAAGTTCGGCTCCCTTCCAAACACATCTGGCTCCCAGATGTGGTCCTATACAACAAGTAGGTGACCCTGGAGGGATGGGAAGGCTGGAGGAGACCATGGGAGTACTCAGGTCTTGGGGAAAGTAAATTAGCTCATGCTGGGGGACAGAGGGACTTTTCATTGGCAAAGACAAGTCACTACCCAGACAGACAGACCCAAACCAGTGAGGTATAATGTGGGCAGCCAAGGTAACTTGGGCCATGGCCAGCTCCCTCTCAGCCAATTAGGACTCCCAGTGTTTGGAGCTGCAGTGGCATAAAAACGAGTACTGACAGCCCCCAGTGCCTAAATTGATTCAAGAATAGGCTTTCCAGGAGGATCGGGGAGGGTCAAAGAACTTGGAGATCCCAGTTTCTCCTCCAggttccagcccctctcctgcaATAATCCCTCTTATCTCGAAGACCCAAAGCCACTAGTCCATAGCCACTAGGGACCGTCTGTCTCCTCCTTCCACCTGCCCCTGTCCCTGTCCATTGGTTGGGGCTCCTCACTCTGGCCTCCCTGGCTCCCCTAACTTCTCCACCTTCATGTGGAGCAACCAGCTTACAGAATGCATGACAAGTGGCAGATGTGCCTCCCCTCTTCATCACCCTCTTCTGTCTCGGAGGCCTTCTGACCAGGACACCTCTTCTCCTCACCAACCCACCCAGATCCCCTTCTTGCTCaattcctgctcctcctccctgtACCCCTGGATGGTTACCCTCTTCCCATATATCCCTTTGGCTTTCCTCTCTTCCCATTCAGGGCTGGGTTgatgggtggggtggaggaatGCTTAGGCCAGGGCTGACTGTGCTCATCTCTTGGCAGTGCTGACGGCATGTACGAGGTGTCCTTCTATTCCAATGCCGTGGTCTCCTATGATGGCAGCATCTTCTGGCTGCCGCCTGCCATCTACAAGAGTGCATGCAAGATCGAAGTAAAGCACTTCCCATTTGACCAGCAGAACTGCACCATGAAGTTCCGCTCGTGGACCTACGACCGCACCGAGATTGACCTGGTGCTCAAGAGTGACGTGGCCAGCCTGGACGACTTCACGCCCAGTGGCGAGTGGGACATTGTTGCGCTGCCGGGCCGGCGCAACGAGAACCCGGACGACTCCACTTATGTGGACATCACGTACGACTTCATCATCCGCCGCAAGCCACTCTTCTACACCATCAATCTCATCATCCCCTGCGTGCTTATCACCTCACTAGCCATCCTTGTCTTCTACCTGCCATCTGACTGCGGCGAGAAGATGACGCTGTGCATCTCCGTGCTGCTGGCGCTCACCGTCTTCCTGCTGCTCATCTCCAAGATCGTGCCGCCCACCTCCCTCGATGTGCCGCTTGTAGGCAAGTACCTCATGTTCACCATGGTGCTAGTCACCTTCTCCATCGTCACCAGCGTGTGCGTGCTCAACGTGCACCACCGCTCACCCACCACGCACACCATGGCTCCCTGGGTCAAGGTCATCTTCCTGGAGAAGCTGCCCACGCTGCTCTTCATGCAGCAGCCGCGCCACCGCTGCGCCCGCCAACGCCTGCGCCTGCGGCGGCGCCAGCGCGGGCGGGAGGGAGCCGGTGCCCTCTTCTTCCGCGAAGCCCTGGGGGCAGACTCTTGCACGTGCTTCGTCAACCACGCGTCTGTCCAGGGCTTGGCTGGGGCCTTCGGCTCGGAGCCGGCGCCGGCAGCCGGCCCCGGGCGCTCTGGGGGGCCATGTGGCTGCGGCCTCCGGGAGGCGGTGGACGGCGTGCGCTTCATCGCGGACCACATGCGGAGCGAGGACGACGACCAGAGCGTGAGTGAGGCGCGGGGACTCGGGCGTGGGATGCGGGCTGCAGGGCCCTCGATACCTGCGCAGACAGACACCGAGGAGCTAACGGGAGTGCAGGATGTGGGCAGTGAGAGTCCGGCCGGGGCCTGTGGGCCTGGGCGCTGGCGTGGCCTCTTCTCTGACTTCCGGGAGGCGGCACCGCCTAAGCTGCAGTTGGTACAGGATGACCTTGCGGCTTCCTGAGGACTAGTATCCAGAGCAAAATGCCTCAGCTGGGGCATCGTGAGTCTCGTTAGTGTTGGGAGGGTGGCCAGGAAGTGGAGGAGGCCCTTCTGGGTTTGCAGCTGGCCCGTGGCTCTGACCCCAGACACCCTCTCTGCCGCTTGTACTCCCAAGCCCATGTTGTTAACCTGCAGCTCTTAGCACAAATGGAGATGAGTCCTTTGTGTGCCCCGCGTCGGGGGGCAAAATTGAGGGCAGTAGAAAGTGTGtatgggaggggtgggggtggttaaGAGGTTCCACCAGCTGCTGGGAAGAGCAAAGAGTCCCAAATCAATATCCTTTTCCTGCTCTTCTGGGTCCTCAGGGGATGCCCTTGTGGACTATTTACGGAGGTGGGGGCAGGTGGAGGCGAGGGTTTTTAAGACCCACCCTGAGCTTTCTGCACACTGGGATCTTTCTGCAGTGACTCCCAGAAGGGGAACACTGagccaggggatgggggggaagATGATGGGTTGACTTCCCCCCACTTTGGGCTGTGGCTGGCCCCATCTGGCAATCAGTCTTTGGGTACCTGGCTGGTTCCAGGCTGTGGCTCAGCTGTTGCTCTGGTGACTGGCCATGTTTCCACTGGATTGCAGCCATTCTGGCTTGGGGGATGAGGAAGGGTGGGCTCCTGCACTaccggtttttttttttggtgggggggatgCTTCAGAGCCTGGTGTTTCTATTCCCTGGGAGAGCAGGAGCTGAGGTTTGAGCTAAGGAGCAAGTTATGGTcctgaaggaagaagagagggaccAAGTCATGAGGAAATGGGGCGGGAGCCTCAGAGGTGGCTGAGGCCAAGTGGGAGATGCCGGTGGTGCATGCAGGGGGTTGACCGGCTGCGTCACTGCCTCCGCCTCCCCCACTGCAGTCCACTCACGTAATGTGCATTTACTGAGTTAGGTGATGAGGATGCAATGACCTACTTGGATGCTtcacaggcatctcaaacttaacatgtccaaaactgagtGCTTAGTCTACATCCCCACCACCAACTTGCTCCTCCTCCAATCTCCCCATCTTTTAGTAAATGACATCACCATCCACCCAATGGTTTAGACCAAAAACCTgcagtcatccttgactcctctctttcttACGTCCCCCACCATCCAAATCATCAGAAGTCCTGTCCTATGGAACCAACCTCCAAAGTGATTTTCAGCTTCCTTCTTTATTCACCATCTCCATGCTGCCTCCCTGGCTGTAGGCCTCTATCAGCTCTTGCCTGGACCAGGGCAGAGACTCCTAATGGTCTCCCTGATTCAGTTCTTGTGCTTCTCCATCCAAACACACAATGTCTCCTGCTCACTTTGTGCCATCTCTCCCCTGCTCAGGTCACTGGCTTATCTGCTCAACTGTTCTAAGCCAGCTAAGCTCTTTCCTgactcaggacctttgcacatatTGGTCCCTCTGTTTGGAatgcccttctttttttccttttaaaaattattattactattattaatttttgcaCTACTGTTTGAGGGTAAGTTGTGGACATAGTGATCCTTTATCCCAAATACCTCAGCTTTTCTCTCCTAAGAACAGAGATATTGTCTTGCATAACCCAGGCTCAGTGATGAAATTCAGGACATTTAGCATCAATACAATACCTTTATCTGATATAAAGTCCATACTAACATTTTTTCAGTTGTCTCAGTAATGTCCTTTGTAGCATCTCCCCCACTTCAATCCAGGATCTTGAATTCCACTTAGTTGTTCCGTCTCTTTAGTTTCCATCAATCTGGAACGGTTCCTCAGCTTTGTCTTTCATGGCATAAACATTTTTGAAGGGTACAGACCAGTCGAAGATCCCTcggtttgggtttgtctgattgTTTCTGATTGTTTCAGCTGGCTCCTTCTCACTTATCAGATCTTAGCTTAAGGTGTCACCTCCTCAAAGAGGCCTCCCCAGATCACACCCTGAATTATATCTCCCCCTCCATTTCTCTATCCTTTGTTTCCATATAGGCACCCACCAATGcgtaattatttcatttttactaatTTTGTGTCCATCTCCCTCAGTAGACTGTAAACTGCAGGATGTGTTTGTCTTGCTCTCAGTcacatccccagtgcctagcatggtGCCAGGTACATAGGAGGCACAAGGGTGACACGAATGAGTCATTATTCAGCTGCTGACTAAAGGAAGGTGCACAGTGCCTCTTCCCATCCCCCCGGCTGGCTGGGCTACAGATGAACACGTGTACAAAGGTCCAGACTCAGGCCGGAGTGGAGCAGCTCTGAGTGGAGGCCAGGCCTCCTGCAGGCCCTGTGACTGGCTCCCAAACCCACAGAGGTTGTTTTCTTCTGGACGGGTTTGTTTACACCTGAGATCTAGTCCTCACCCTCTGGGGCTGTTGGATGGGGCTCCCCAGGCAGTCATATAAGGAGTGAGGCCTGCAGAGGCAGCCATTCATTCActaattcaacacccgtttaccGGAACCCTGTGTTTGAGATGCTGGGATTACAAAGATGAATCAAATCGGGTCCCTGTAGTTTAGGAGCTCATAGCTTAAGTGgcgggaggtgggtggggaggaaggaggggacagGCATacaaattgaaatgacaatacaGTGCAGTAAAAATACCGTGATAGAGACGTGTACACAGTGCTGAGGGAACCCAGAGGAAACAGTGGTTCATTCTCATCAGGGGGATCAGGGAAGCCTTCatagaagaggtgacatttgatttAGGCTTTGAAGGATGTGTAGGAGTTCACAGGTAGAGATAAGGAGGACTGGAATTCTAGACCAAAAGGAAACCCAAAGGCACAGAGACCTGAGAGGACAGACTGGAGTTTGGTAAGGCTGGGTCAGAGGCTGGAAGATAGGTGGTTGGCTCATATTTGTCATGGGTGGGTCTTGATTTTAGACTTGGGAGTTTGGGTGGCTGCTGAAGGCAGTGGGGCCACTGGAGGCTTTTAAGCAGGCAAGACTGGGGCCATGCTTTGCAAAGGTCACTCTGGGGTCGTGGAGTGAGAGGAGTGATGTGTGGTGGAAGCTGCTTCTACCTGATCTACTCCCCTCCTGTATCATGTGATTGATACCTgggtctccttcctctcctctgtccAGGTGAGTGAGGACTGGAAGTATGTCGCCATGGTGATCGACCGTCTGTTCCTTTGGATCTTTGTCTTCGTCTGTGTCTTTGGCACCATCGGCATGTTCCTGCAGCCTCTCTTCCAGAACTATACCACTGCCACCTTCCTCCACGCAGACAACTCGGCTCCCAGCTCCAAGTGAGGCCCTCCCCAGCTCCATGCTCCTTCGCCCCTCTGTTGTACAGTAGTTTTGGGTCGAGGAGGGATGAGTGAGCTACCAGGAAGAGGGGCGCTGCCCCCACAGACCCATCTTTTCACTTCACCTGGAGCCCGCCCCCCCGCCGGTGCCAACCTGGAGGCTGGACCAGCTGCGCCGTGTTCTGgctgctctcctcctcctcttgtaCCAAGCCAGGCAATAGTGCTGCTGGTTGAGCATGAAGGCTGAGAAGTGGAGGATGGAGTGGTTGGAGCCTTCCACCCTGAGGAAAGTGTGATGGGGAAGGGGACAAGAAGGGGACAGAACCATCGGCTGCCTCCAAGTCATGGGAAAAGGGAGGAGCACGGGGGCGAGACAGGGGCTCCGACTCTGTGCTGGGCTGGCCTGACACAATGGCAGCTCAGAAGGGAGGAGCAAGGGGAGAGAGGCCTGGGTGTGACCTGATGTCTGTCCCTGCTTAAGTGGACAGCAGCTAGCTGGGTGGGCCTCACGGCAGGCAGGGGTTCCTGCCCAGAGGTTAGCCTGGAGCTGAGGTCAGCATCCTGAGCGAGGCTTCCAGCCCAGTCCCACAGCCCCTTGCTTCTAAGGGGCCCAGAGCTCAGGCCCAGGTCCCCTTCTCCCAGTGAAGATTCTCCCTAGACTTCCTTTCTTGCTCAGGCCAGGGTGTGGGGGGCAAGGCTGGGTATTAGGGGAGCCTCGGAGTTCTGAATCTTTGGGTGACCTGCTTGGAGCTTAAGGGCCAAATTCTTGAACTGTGTGAGTTCAAGTTCACAGGCTGTTCCTTGGCCACAATTTGAACCCACTGGTCATTGGAATGAGTAAACTAAGGACATTAGCTTTAAGCAGACCCAGCCCTCTTGCCCGCAGCAGAGCAGGCCGGGCAGGAGAGGGCTGCCTGTGGAGGCCAGCCCAGCAGGGTGTGAGTGGCCAAAACTCTGCCACATCAGCATGGCTCCTGCCCCCCTACTTCTGTTCCTGGCTCCATCCTTCCTGCTCtggctcctcctcttcccccgcCCAACCAAACCTGAGCAGGGTTGAAGCAGAACTTCGGAAGGACAGGTCTGCTACTGCCGGTCTGCACAGCGGACTGTACACAGAGCCCAGCCTTCGGCTTCCTGTCCTGTGGGTCCCTGGAGGGTGTATCCCGACGCTGCTCCCAGGGGCCAGCTGGAGGCCACCTTGCCTGTTAGCCCaggaaacagacctcttcagGGATCACCTGCCCTGGCCCCCGCCACGTGACTGGCTCTAATCTGTGGTCCCAGGCTGGGCTCAGTGCTGGGCCAGCGGGGTCACAGAGGCATCCGTCTGCCAAGCGCACCTGAGGGGCCTGCCCGACACACCGTGCTATTCTCTGGAGCCTGGCTGGACGTCTGCTTCTGCAGGCACCTCGGAGGTGGGGAGACAGCACAGGCACAGAGCGCTGGACGGGGAGCACAGTCTGAATTCTGGTCCCCGCTCTGCCACTTACTCTCAGCCATCCTGAGCAAGCCTGGctaggcctcagcttcctcatctataaatcgGGGATAGTAAGGCCCTCTtcgtggggttgttgtgaggcaGGAGTGATGTTTGTGAAAAAGCCCAGGGTCTAGGTTGCTAGGGAGGCCCCATCAGCTGTTGCTGTGGCTGGACTTGCTTTCAGTACTTCCTGCAATTGGCTGTTGTCCAAGGAAGTCACCAGACAGTGCCAGAGGGGCTGCTGGAGAGCAGCTTGTCCAACTCCTCGCCACGGCCCCCCCGACACACGGGGAAGTGGAGGCCCAGAGGTTGTTTGCTGGCTGACCTTGTGCAAGCACTTAACTCTCAACTTGCTCATCCTCATCTGTGACATGGGGGTGACAGCTGGCCGAGGGCTACAGCAAGGATGGGAGGGATTGATGGAAGGGGTTAACCGGGCAGGGTCCCTGGGGCAGTACCATTCCCTCCATCTCTGGGTGCAGCCCCTAAGGGACCACgccagtggggaggaggggaggactgGTGGAGGAAAGAGGGCTCAGGCAAGGTGTTACCACGTGTCAGTACAGACTTTGACCCCTCAAGGGCGTTGGGAAGCTTTGGAGAACCAGTCTCTTCTACTCTTCGG
Above is a window of Balaenoptera acutorostrata chromosome 1, mBalAcu1.1, whole genome shotgun sequence DNA encoding:
- the CHRNB2 gene encoding neuronal acetylcholine receptor subunit beta-2; this encodes MAWRSGPMALLLSFGLLGLCSGVCGTDTEERLVEHLLDPSRYNKLIRPATNGSELVTVQLMVSLAQLISVHEREQIMTTNVWLTQEWEDYRLTWKPEEFDNMKKVRLPSKHIWLPDVVLYNNADGMYEVSFYSNAVVSYDGSIFWLPPAIYKSACKIEVKHFPFDQQNCTMKFRSWTYDRTEIDLVLKSDVASLDDFTPSGEWDIVALPGRRNENPDDSTYVDITYDFIIRRKPLFYTINLIIPCVLITSLAILVFYLPSDCGEKMTLCISVLLALTVFLLLISKIVPPTSLDVPLVGKYLMFTMVLVTFSIVTSVCVLNVHHRSPTTHTMAPWVKVIFLEKLPTLLFMQQPRHRCARQRLRLRRRQRGREGAGALFFREALGADSCTCFVNHASVQGLAGAFGSEPAPAAGPGRSGGPCGCGLREAVDGVRFIADHMRSEDDDQSVSEDWKYVAMVIDRLFLWIFVFVCVFGTIGMFLQPLFQNYTTATFLHADNSAPSSK